CCGGAGAGGGAAGGGGAGAGGGTCCATTTCTTTCATTTCTGATGAGACTCTAAAATCAAAAGAATTCAGAATTCAGAATTCAGAATTCAGAATTCAGAAGACGGAATACGGAATACGGAATACGGAATACGGAATACGGAATACGGAATACGGAATACGGAATACTCAAACATGAATAACTCCCTCTCCGCCGGAGAGGGAAGGGGAGAGGGTCCATTTCTGTCATTTCTGATGAGGCTTTAAAATCAATAAAAGCACAGAATTCTTAATTCTGACTCCTGTATAAAAACCTTACGATTATCTGTTACCCAGGGTGGTCATTCAAAGCAAGCCGGCGTGCCGGTGTGAGCGATGAGTGGCCACCTTTTTTTATCCGGGTGTTGGGGGCCATTTATGGTTCGACCCACTTCGGGGACCGGTGGCACAGTCATCGAGTGGCCGGCAAAGCCGGACTTTCAGCAATTCCGCTTACGGGGATCACTCAGCCGCCCGGTTTCCCTACTCACCAATCACTTGTATTGACTGGTCCCCGATTTTACCCAAAGGCGCTTCTCCTGTCTCCTGTCTCCTGACTCCTGACTCCTGACTCCTGTATTCCGAAAGGAACTATTCCAACCCACCCGGCGTTATCAAACCATTCACACATTCAATTGATTAACCGGAGAAGACTCAAATGGCCATCACCCTGCCCGATTTACCATATGCACAGAATGCCCTTGTGCCCTACATCTCAGAAGAAACCCTCGGGTTTCATCACGGCAAGCACCACAATGCCTATGTGACCAATCTGAATAACCTGATTAAGGATACTGATCTGGATAAAGCCGATCTGGAATCCATCATTAAAACGGTGGCAGGGGATGCTTCCAAAGCGGGACATTTCAACAACGCCGCTCAGGTATGGAATCACACCTTTTACTGGAACAGCATGAAGCCAAATGGTGGCGGAAAACCGTCAGGTGATCTGCTGAAGAAAATTGAAGCCGATTTCGGGTCGTATGATGATTTCGTCAATCAGTTTAAAACCGCAGCCACCACTCAGTTCGGATCAGGTTGGGCCTGGCTGGTACTGGATGGCGGAAAACTGAAAGTGACCAAAACCGCAAATGCCGATCTGCCCATGGCACACGGTCAGAAGGCTCTGCTTACCATCGATGTGTGGGAACATGCTTACTACATCGATTTCCGGAACCGTCGTCCCGATTACATCTCGACGTTTCTCGATAAACTGGTTAACTGGGATTTCGCTGCGAAAAACCTCGGTTAATTTTCCATTTGCCTGAATGAGTGTGCGGGCGGTCCGGTTTCGGGTCGCCCGTTTTTTTTATCCCACTTCGGCCAGAATCTCTGGCAGAGTCGTCCGTCCGGCCGCCACTGCCCGGTAACCACTCTGGCGCAGCCCATCGTCCTCACGACCCTGCTGAACAGCGGAATGACCCGGCAGAAACACATCACCAATGACACGCCGGCCCCGGAATCCGGTAAACCGGCAGGAAGAACACCCGGCCGGCTTAAAAACCGACCAGCTCTCCGGTGAGGAAAAGCTTTCTCCCAATGGTTGCCGGGACAGCACCTCTTTCCCATCCGGATCGGGTTGCCGGCACTCCGGACACAAGGTTCTGACCAGACGCTGGGACACCACCAGCCGCAATGTAGCCTGAATCAGATAGGGTTCCACCCCGATATCCCGTAACCGGTCCACCGCCCCGGCCGCTGTCTGTGTGTGAAGAGTGGAAAGCACCAGATGTCCGGTCATGGCGGCGCGGATGGCAATGGTCGCCGTCTCGGCATCACGGATTTCCCCCACCATGATCACATTCGGATCCTGCCGCAGAAATGAACGGAGGGCGGCGGGAAAGGTGTACCCGATGGCTTCATGCACAGCCGACTGATTGATGCCGGCCAGTTGCCGCTCCACCGGATCTTCAATGGTCAGTATATTCCGTGATGGTTCGTTCAGAATCTGAAGGGCGGTGTACAGTGTGGTCGATTTCCCGCAGCCGGTCGGACCGGTGACGAGTATCAGACCGCTGGAATAAGAGAGCGCTTCGCGCAGAAGCGAGTCCTGTTCCTCAGAAAAACCGAGGGAGAGAAAATCAGATCCGGCAAATCCCGAATCGAGTATACGAAGCACAACTTTTTCACCATGAATCACAGGGACCACGGACACGCGGATGTCGGTTTCTCCAGAGGCCGAGGCAAACCGGATTCTCCCATCCTGGGGACGTCGTTTCTCGGCAATATCGAGGTTGGCCAGCACCTTGATCCGGGCCACAAGCGCAGCCTTCTGACCAGAAGACACCGAGTATCGTTCCTCCAGCCGGCCATCCACCCGGAACCGGATGACCAGACCGTCCGCCACTGGGTCGATGTGCACATCCGACGCCGCCTCATGAAGAGCCGTGGTGAGGAGGTGGTCGATGTGAGTGACAGCAGAATGTCTGGGATCGAGAGTTTGAATGGATGCCATGGCGGATCAGACAGGGAAAAGAGTAAAGGAAAAAAAGCCGGTGTGCACCAAAAGCAATTCAGAAATCCAGAAAACCGATATCCAGAAGGCGAAGGGAATCCGTTGGATTCCAGCCAATTTTGAATGAATGAGTCCGGCTATCGAAGAAAGCAAAACAATGGGCAGTGAATAATCAATCGGGACCACCAGGCACAACAACATAATTAACCACCAATCGGCTGCCCCGGCTGCGGCCTGCCGGTGTCTGAGGCTGACAAAGAGAACACTGATTGCAAATAGTACCACAGGGATTATATCTAATACCCAGACCCTTTCCATGTCGGCTAAAACCACCATCAGGATACCCGTAACCGTCAGCAGCAGAAGCGGAAAAACAGGTACGGTGAGAGAACGGGTATCCGAAATCAGGACCCAGATAAGGCATGAAACCATCACGGCTATCAGCCCCCAGTGAAGGATCAATGGACTTGCCATTCAGTCGGTAAACTCCCTGACAATTCTGACCTGACTGCCTTTCCGGAACTCGAGTCCGTCAGGCAAACGCCTGGTCAGTTTCCAGCCGGAGGGAAGCTGATCCCCGATTCCGATCAGAAAGGAAGTTCCGGAAGAATCAGATAAGGAAAACAAAGGAGTCGATTTGGATGTGGGTTTTATAGTACCATGAAAAGTCAGAGAGGGGAATACCACCGATACAGGTTGTGTTTGTTGAGGCTTATTGACAGTTGCTGTCACCGTACGGGTATGCGGAATCGAAAACGGGTTGACCTGATAGAGTGAATCGGGAAACCGTTGCTGATCTGCTGCCAGAACCGGTCGGTTCGCGGCGATGGTAACCATTTCTTCAGAGTCATTGAACTCAAGAAAGTCCGCAAAGATCAGGTACCAGATCCACAGCAGAGCACCTGCAAGAATGCCATTGGTTATCCAGTTTTTCATGGTGAGCCGTTCTTGCCTGCAGTTTTATCAATCGTTGCCAGAATGACCGATTCGTCCACACGGACCAGGTCACCCTGCAGTCCGTTGACCCGAATGGATTGGTGGAGGATTAGCAGAGGCTGATCCTCTGAAAGTCGCCGGAGGTCGATATAAGACCCATAAGGCATGTCATAGGTAACTGCAATAGCCGTATTGAGCACGGAAGAAGGGGTTCCCACTATCTCGGGTGTTTCCATTGAAACCAGACGTGCACCATTGGATTTCAGAAGATCAAGGTAGTAATCAGAAAGCGAGGCATGAGTGGTAAATGACACCCCGGGAAACTGATTCCGGGAAGCCCCGGATGGAACAAACGGGTCAATTCGTTGTTGCTGTTTTTCCAGATTTCCGATGGGTACGGTGAGTTGAGAATCAGCCGCAGCCAAACGGTCATTCCCATCCGCAATGGCCAACCAACAGAAAACCACCGAAATCAGCAGGATGATGACCTGCATGGGGAAGGATAGTCGTTGAATCATGGTGTTAACCGGATGACAAACCGATAAGGCATCGTTCCCGCCAGACGGCGTTCCTCTTCGGCAAACGGATTGATTTTTCTGAAATGGTCAATCACACACGGCCTGTATTGATTAACCGACCGGACGTAAGCAGTCAGACTTTGCTCATCGGTACAAAAACCGGTTATCTGATTCTGTTTCGGATCGGTTCGGTCGAGGGTAATCGATTGAATACGGATGGATGCATTCAGACCGGAATGAAAGGGAAGCCAATCAGTCAGGGGAATGCCGCTGCCGAATTGCTGATTCAACGTGCGGATGGCTTCTGCCCGACGGGCTTCATTGTCATAAGCCATGATTTTACTTCGGTTGACCAGTTCCCAATCGGTCAGCTCATCAAGCCTGGATTGTTGCATGGAAATAATCGAATGAACCACAATCAACCACAACAAGGTCAACAAACCGGGACCCAGCCACCAGGCAATGATCAGGTTGGATAAAACGTTTTTTCTGAGGGATTCACCTGATCGAAACCATTGTATCAGGACGGAAAGTCCCGGTAAAAACAAACCAGAAACCGGTTGACCCTCTCCCACATGTTCAGCAGGAACCGGGGCACCGGTTTCCCGCTCCCATAAATCCATCACCCGGTTGGTGGTCATCCAGTTCAGCCGGTCATTATGGGTTTGGTTTACCAGATCAGAGGGAAAGAGTGTTTCGTTATAAACCAGATCACCGTCATCTGAAAGTTTTGAAGCTACCAGCAAGGTGGTCGGGGTTGCCACTGCCCGTAACGGCTGTTCATCGGTGATTTCCTTCGCCAGCCCAGACCGGATCCAACCGGAAAGCGAAGCATGAATCACCCCATGCTGCTCGAACGTGGCAAACTCGGGTCCATCGATCAGCACCACCGAACCGGCTGGCAACACCCCGGCCGGAATGGCAAAAGGATCAGTTTCGCCATTGGCAGATCCGACTTCCCCGACCTCAATCTTGGTCCAGCGGCCATCCTTCTGCCGGAACAGCAGAATGGTGCCGTTTTTCTGGATAAATAAAAGGTGAACCGGATGCCCGGCTACCCACGAAAGCGACCGTCTGATCCAGAGGGAAACGTTGGTGGTCAACGACCCTCCTGCCGGGTACCTTCACCCAGAAAAACCCGGGGAGTGACGTAAATGATCAGTTCGGATTTCCGTTTGATTTTCGTGGTGTTTGAGAAGAACCGGCCAAGCCAGGGAATCTGACTCAGGTACGGAATGCCCTGCACGTTTTCAGTTTCACTTTCCTCGACCAGGCCACCCAACACGATGGTTTCTCCATCGGAGAGCCGGATGGTGGATTCAAACTCCCGTTTGCTGATGGTGGGCGGAACGTCGGGGGAAAACTGCCCGATGGGACTTTCAAACACAGGCTTGATTTCCACCGTTACTTCGCCGCTGGTCGACACCCAGGGAGTGATATCCAGTTTGATGTTGGCTGATAATTCCTTGAACTGCTGACTTTCGGTGATGATGGCACCCTGATTGTCACGGATGGGAGTGGTGGATTTGAGAATGTACCATTGCGTGGTTCCCACCAGCAGACTGGCTTTATGTCCGTTCAGCGTGGAAAGCATGGGCCGTGACCGCACTTTTGCCAATCCGGCGGTTTCCAGTGCCTGAATCCGCATATAAAAATCATCGGGAAGCCGGCCGATCCGGGTCATTCCCAGTCCATCAGCCAGCTTGGATACCCCCTTCGAGTTCAGCTTAAAATCGAGTCCCGGTAAATACTGTGACACCGAAGAGGAAGAGGTATCTCCCCGGCCGGCGGTCACGCCGGTTGCCACGCCATCCGAGGTGGAAAAGTCAACCACCAGAGCTTCGATGAGAACCTGCGGGGTCGAGTAATCGATGGATTGCAGAAACGTGCGGATGTCATCAATGTCATTCTGATTACCGGTCACCAGAATCCCGTTCTGTTCCTTAATTTCCTTGATGGTCACACTCTTCGTGAATTCGGCCGGCAGAATCTCGGGTAACTTTTCGACCTTCCGGTTTTTAAGCAGAAGCAATTGCGTCGAGATCAATGCCCGGTTGGTCTTATCTCCGATGAAGTAAATGCCCTGTTCCTTTTTCCAGGTTTGCTGGGTATTCTTCAGCACAAAGGATAAAAACTGATCGAAATCCAACCGCGAGACCGAGGCCGAAATACTGCCCTGAACATCGGAATAGTACACCACCGATTTCCCGAGCTGACTGGCTGCATCTTTGATGAGCTGATCCACCGATCCCTGTCTGACATCCAGATTGATGAGGGAGTCTTTCACCTGCAATTGAGTTCCAGAAAACCGTCTGATCGGTGTACCGGTTGTTCCCCCTGCGAGTGGCTCCAGATAGAAAACCCGGTCCTTTTCGGTGGATTTGATCTGATTGGTGAGGAAAAACAACCGGACTGCCTCGCTGAACGGCATGTCCCGGATAACACCAGACACCATCGGGGGCAAACTCTGGTCTGGGATGATATTACGCCCGGTCACTTCAATAAACCGGCGGATGAATTGGGCCGTTGGCATCGGGTCTGTTTCGATGGAAAGCAGATTTCCGCTGATCCTGATCAACGGTTCCACCGGAATCTGAACCGGTTCAACCCGTGGTTTCGGATCCAGAAACAACAGATCGCCCTTCCAGGTCATGGTCAGGTCAAACTGCCGCACCAATGTCTCAATGGCTACCAGCAACGGTTGCTGATACAAGCGCAGGCTGGTTTTGCCCGTTACCTGCATGTTCAGTTGGATGTTGGCTTTGGTCAGTTGTGACAGATTCCGGATGATGACACGGATTTCGGTCTGTTCGTAGGAAATTTCCGGAATGATCTGCCGGAAAACAGCCGGTACCGAAGAGGAGTCCGTTGGCATGCTGTACAGGGTAAGCGAACTGCTGGCAACAAGCAGAACCAGCAGCCCCACTCGTCTGGCGACAGAAAATATAAAAGAGAATATGGGTTGAATCATCATGTTTAATTACCTTAACCGGATGGTCCGGACCAGTTCAATCAGCTCTTCCCGGTTTTTCACCGATCCTGATTTGGAAATTCTCCCGATCAGTTTCTGACTGCCTGCTTCATGAAAGGAAAGCTGAATGTCAATCCGGATCGACTGATCCGGGTCAAATAAAACAGAAGAAGCGGTTTGGCGGATGAGCGCCTGAACGGTTACTGTGGGTGACGGACCCGGAACCAGGGTTGTCTTTTCACCTGAAGAGGCAATCAGAACCTGAATGGTATCCTTCAGAAACCAGGATTGGGCCAGCTCCTGCTTCAGAATGTCATCCGATTGACGGATGACCCGGTCACCTGCCTCCTCCACCGATTTTATCAGCAACACATCCTCACGCACAAGGGGGCGGGTGAAAAGCGCATCGGACGGGGACAACAGATTCCTGAACGGCGTGCAGGCAGTGAGTAGAACGAACGCGTTAATCAGCAACCACTTCATTGACCTGCCCTTTTTCGGTGACTTCCCATACATTGAAAATTCCATCATTATCAAAATCGACCAGCGAGGTGGCGCGCGCCAGATAGCCGGTTCCCGTTGCCTGAACCACTTCTACTTTATACTTGGCGTTACCACCCTGTTCAACGGTTTTTTCCTGAACAAACCCGACGGCCTCCAGATTGTCGGTGTACCGGTCATGTTCCAGTTTATACACATCCATCAGGGTCTTAACTGTTGCCAATGCAATCTGGGCTTCTTTGGTCTTGGCCTTGGTCACCAGAGGTAACAATCGCGGAAGGGCGAGCAGAACCAATACGCTCAAAATCACCATGGCCACCAGCAATTCGGTCAGAGAAAAGCCTTTCAGCCGGTGACGGGTAAGCGGACAAGGCTGGTTTTTCAGTAGTAACATGATAAAACTCCCGTACAAAACAGATCAGTTGCCAAAATTTCCCATCGCAGAGAAAAGGGGCAGATAAACCGATATCAGAATCAGGCTGATGGTCAGACCCAGAATGACAATCAGGGCCGGTTCAACCAGGGCCACCAGGACCTTCAGCCGGGTATCGGTATGTCGTTTAAAGATGACGGCGGTTTTCACCATCAGATCAGACAGTTCCGCCGTCTCCTCACCCACCAGAATCATCTGTCTGATGAGCGGAGATACCATGGAGGAACTTCCCATGCTATCCGACAGGTTGCGTCCCGATTCCACCCCGGTGATCAGCGGTTTCAGTTGCGCACGCCAGATGGGATCGGCTGTGTGCTGAACAATCAGATTCAGTGATTTCAGAAGCGGGATCCCCGAACGGGTCAGTAGCGCCAGACTGACACAAAACTCATAATTCCGGATCATCAGCACGGTGTCACCGATAACCGGCAGCCGGTACAGCAAACCGGTCAGGTATGGCAGCAACACACGGCTGGCCGACCGGCGGGTCATCAACAGAAACCCAACCAATGCAGTGACCAGAAGTATGAAAACCGGATTGGTTAACCAGCGGTTCAGATTTAAGACAAAAGCCGTTATCCATGGCAATTCTGCACCCATCGACCGGTACACATCGGCAAATGAAGGCACAATAAACAGAATCATGACAAAGATAACCACCACCGCAACCAGAAGCACCACCAGCGGATAGGTGGTGGCCTGGATCAGGCGGGACCGGAATTCAGTCTGCTCTTCCATGGTGCTGGCAATCTGCTGAAAACTCTCGCCAAGCTGGCCGGTATGCTCGCCGATATCGATCAGTTGAAGGAACAACGGATCGGTAACCAATCCGCCCGATTGAAGCGACACCCGGATGGACCGGCCCGATTGCAGATTCCGCAAGGTGGTCTGAAGGATCTTTTTGACGGGTTTCGATTTTTCCACCCGTGCCAGCGCCTGCAGAATCTGGTTTAACGTGAGACCACTGGCCAGCATGACCGACAGTTGTGCGTACAATTCGGCCTGTTTATTCAAAGACAGTTTCATGGTGTGGCTCCGGTGAGAGAGGACGCATTGGCAGTGATGCTCAAACGATGATACAGAGAATCACTCAGCCTGAGAAGGGTATCTCCATCGGCCTGCAGGAAATACCACGTACCGTCCCGATCGGTCACCACCAGCCGCGCTTCGCTTTGTGCACGTGCCAGAGATTCCCGTGCTTTCAATTCCCCGAATGGCTGCACCCAGGTCGATTGCAACACCGAAAAACGGGTCCAGCCGGTGCCGAGCAAATGAAGAACCAGAAGCACAATGACCGAGGCCGCAATCATGGATACCAACACCTCCTGCAACGTGAATCCGTTAAAATGGCCCTGAGTGTTTTCACGGTATGAATTATGCTGGTTCATGGCGTAGGGTTGCCTGTTAGAGAAGGATGGGCGACTGCCGGTTCCGGAACCCAAAGCCGGATGGCCGGTAGTCCCGGCCTGAACCAAAAGGAAGCAGGTTCGGTCTGTTTTACCTGAATGGAATATCCGCCGGGACGTTTATCTGTGCGGATATCGAACATCAGGCCATGGCGTCGGGCAACAGACAGTCCTTCGGTGGGATGTACTCGTAGCGAATCGAGCACCACCACCCAGTCTTTCACGGTATCCGATCGGGTGAAACTGGCAGAAGCTCGTGACTGAAATTGCAGGGTGGTGTAAACCCCCAGGGTGACAATGGATAGGATGGTGAGACTCACCAACACCTCAATGAGTGAATAACCCGGCAAGGTTGCCTTACCACACATACCGGTTACCCTTCACCTGCCAGGGAATCCGGAAAGGTTTACCGGACCGGCTCCCCGGCTGAATGGACACATTGACCAGATACCCCGAATAAATGGTAGGGGGGCGGTATACCTGCAGGTCCCTGCAAACCAACCGGCCGGTCACCGAGTAGCCTTCACCCTGTACGACACCGGCCACCAGCACATCGCCAACGAGCTGAACATCCTTGTCGATTTTGACCCAGGCCGTGGGTTGGGTTCGGGGGTAGATGACCAGATCGGCCTCCAGACGGGTTTGTGAATCAATCAGAACCGTATCGGCCTGAAGATAAAAAAGGCCTGCCACAAAATGACCTCGTCTGAACCGGGTGGTTCCTTCGAGAACGACCTGTTGCATGGGACCTGCTTTAAACGGCTTCAGGTCATGATACGCCGCCACACCATGAACGAGAGAAGCGTTGTCTTTGCCCGATGGTGGTGAAAACAGGCGGGAACGGGGATGGTTTGGTGGTACTCTCTCCGTAACTGGCAGACCAGACGAATCGGGAAATACTTTGTCTGAACGGATCACCTGACCGGAATGAAATCCGGCCGGACCGGTATCGCGCCAATTAAGCGGGCGGAATTGAAGGCTACCATCCGCAAAGACGATGTCTCCTTTCACCCGGCTGCCTTCCGATAAAATCAGACCGTTTTTTGCCTGACTGATGACCAGAACCGTGCTGTGACCGGGGTCAATGGACCCTGATATCAGATAGACCGGATCTGTGCGACCGGCGGGATCGCTCAGCCCGACCTCGAGACGGTAAAAGAAACCCCACGGCATCCCCTGAATAGAACGGGTCACCGGCCAGTCGGCAACATCTGTGAGGAGCGTTTCCTGCCGGAAACCCTTTTCCGGGAAGGAACCTGCCGAAACCAGACTATCCCGGAACCCGACCAATAACTGATCCCGGTGAACGGCATGCACCCACTGAGCCCACGCCCGGCGTTGCTGACCCCACATCATTAGACTGGCAGTGCTGAGCAGAGAAAGAATCAGCAGCACCATCAGAACGAGGACCAGGGAGTAGGCGGGGAGTTGGAGAGGTTGTTTTGAAATCATGAGAGTGAATCAGGTAGTTAAGTAACGCAGCAGAAAAGAAGCATATTAAGACAATATGATATTTTTATTTTTATAAATATTAGTAATTATTCATTGTGTATATATTAAATGTTGATTTATAAGATTGCAAGCCCTTCCATTTACAAATATATTTGTGATTAGTTAGATATTCATAATACTTTGTTTAAATCTAAGTTAGAGGTTATTGTGAAAGGCTGCACCACCAATACTACATTTTATCCCCTGGTATCGAATTGCACCTATATCCTGTGTTTGGTAATAGCATTACATCTTATTACCATTTGTACGGTACGTGCCCAGGAAATAGGACCTTCAAAACAAAATGAAGTAAATCTGAATGATAGGTTTGGTAGCAATACAACTGATATGGTAAACCTTGCAACCGGGCAGGTTGAGTTTTCCGTTCCTTTGTATTCTATCTCAAAAGGGTCAGCTGCTTTTAGCTTGAATTTGTATTATTCATCTACTGCCGTTGCAAACGATTTGAGAAATAATAAAAATTATAATTCAGGTGTAATCGGTGTAGATTGGCAGTTGACAGAGTCATATTTTTTCCGTGAACACAACAATACGATAAACCTATTTGATGATAAATTCTATTTAAGTCACAATGGGCAAATAATAGAATTGTTGATTATTGATCATGACGAGAACAATAAGACGATTTCGTTTAACACAGAGTTGGCGCGACCTGAAAAAATTACATATTTCTATTCTGTCTCAGATGAAAGATGGGAAATATTATCCACTACCGGAATTATAAGCATTTTTGGAGGGTTCAAGAATTACGAATCCAATGGTTACAATAAACAATCAGATGGCAATTCAATCGCATGGGATGTTGCAGTTCTGGACCACATTTTACCATCGAATATCGTTTACGATTCGAATGGCGAAAGAATCCAGAGTCAGTTGGCTTGCAGATGGTATTTGTCAAAGATCGCAGATGAATTCTCAAATGAGATTAAGTTGGAATATATGCCAATAGAGAGACCATTTGGAGGAACTGGC
The DNA window shown above is from Bacteroidota bacterium and carries:
- a CDS encoding prepilin-type N-terminal cleavage/methylation domain-containing protein, translated to MLLLKNQPCPLTRHRLKGFSLTELLVAMVILSVLVLLALPRLLPLVTKAKTKEAQIALATVKTLMDVYKLEHDRYTDNLEAVGFVQEKTVEQGGNAKYKVEVVQATGTGYLARATSLVDFDNDGIFNVWEVTEKGQVNEVVAD
- a CDS encoding type II/IV secretion system protein — protein: MASIQTLDPRHSAVTHIDHLLTTALHEAASDVHIDPVADGLVIRFRVDGRLEERYSVSSGQKAALVARIKVLANLDIAEKRRPQDGRIRFASASGETDIRVSVVPVIHGEKVVLRILDSGFAGSDFLSLGFSEEQDSLLREALSYSSGLILVTGPTGCGKSTTLYTALQILNEPSRNILTIEDPVERQLAGINQSAVHEAIGYTFPAALRSFLRQDPNVIMVGEIRDAETATIAIRAAMTGHLVLSTLHTQTAAGAVDRLRDIGVEPYLIQATLRLVVSQRLVRTLCPECRQPDPDGKEVLSRQPLGESFSSPESWSVFKPAGCSSCRFTGFRGRRVIGDVFLPGHSAVQQGREDDGLRQSGYRAVAAGRTTLPEILAEVG
- a CDS encoding prepilin-type N-terminal cleavage/methylation domain-containing protein, which codes for MCGKATLPGYSLIEVLVSLTILSIVTLGVYTTLQFQSRASASFTRSDTVKDWVVVLDSLRVHPTEGLSVARRHGLMFDIRTDKRPGGYSIQVKQTEPASFWFRPGLPAIRLWVPEPAVAHPSLTGNPTP
- a CDS encoding superoxide dismutase, giving the protein MAITLPDLPYAQNALVPYISEETLGFHHGKHHNAYVTNLNNLIKDTDLDKADLESIIKTVAGDASKAGHFNNAAQVWNHTFYWNSMKPNGGGKPSGDLLKKIEADFGSYDDFVNQFKTAATTQFGSGWAWLVLDGGKLKVTKTANADLPMAHGQKALLTIDVWEHAYYIDFRNRRPDYISTFLDKLVNWDFAAKNLG
- a CDS encoding prepilin peptidase, whose amino-acid sequence is MASPLILHWGLIAVMVSCLIWVLISDTRSLTVPVFPLLLLTVTGILMVVLADMERVWVLDIIPVVLFAISVLFVSLRHRQAAAGAADWWLIMLLCLVVPIDYSLPIVLLSSIAGLIHSKLAGIQRIPFAFWISVFWISELLLVHTGFFSFTLFPV
- a CDS encoding type II secretion system F family protein, with the translated sequence MKLSLNKQAELYAQLSVMLASGLTLNQILQALARVEKSKPVKKILQTTLRNLQSGRSIRVSLQSGGLVTDPLFLQLIDIGEHTGQLGESFQQIASTMEEQTEFRSRLIQATTYPLVVLLVAVVVIFVMILFIVPSFADVYRSMGAELPWITAFVLNLNRWLTNPVFILLVTALVGFLLMTRRSASRVLLPYLTGLLYRLPVIGDTVLMIRNYEFCVSLALLTRSGIPLLKSLNLIVQHTADPIWRAQLKPLITGVESGRNLSDSMGSSSMVSPLIRQMILVGEETAELSDLMVKTAVIFKRHTDTRLKVLVALVEPALIVILGLTISLILISVYLPLFSAMGNFGN